The Ruania alba genome has a window encoding:
- a CDS encoding AfsR/SARP family transcriptional regulator encodes MTIRGGSRGRLSERASEYPGQRMVRIDVLGPLRVTSGRRPADIGGQRVELLAWLVMHANRPLPIGEVSRMLGDGARHGTAPQVRIQLRRLAVALPNGVVQVDEATVRLVLTEDAVDASRFSALAAAARRHWREGRHERVAADVDGALALWRSDPYPELLRYSAAIPEIQRLRRLRLGVLEMQQELAMDDGVDFTTVSTLRHLIAAHPERLGFRLMLARALHLMDRQVDALEVLRRASADLGGIRPHND; translated from the coding sequence ATGACGATCCGTGGAGGGAGCAGGGGCCGGCTCAGCGAGCGTGCGAGTGAGTACCCCGGACAGCGAATGGTGCGTATCGATGTGCTCGGCCCGCTCAGGGTCACCTCCGGGCGGCGGCCGGCCGACATCGGCGGACAGCGTGTGGAACTGCTCGCCTGGCTCGTGATGCACGCGAACCGCCCCCTTCCGATCGGCGAGGTCTCGCGCATGCTCGGCGATGGCGCTCGCCACGGCACGGCCCCACAGGTCCGGATTCAGTTGCGCAGGTTGGCGGTCGCACTGCCCAACGGCGTGGTGCAGGTGGACGAGGCGACCGTCCGGCTGGTCCTTACTGAGGACGCCGTCGACGCGTCCCGGTTCTCCGCGCTGGCCGCCGCAGCGCGCCGCCATTGGCGGGAAGGAAGGCACGAGCGCGTCGCCGCGGACGTCGACGGTGCGCTGGCGTTGTGGCGTTCGGACCCATATCCGGAGCTTCTCCGGTACAGCGCCGCGATTCCGGAGATTCAGCGCCTGCGGCGCCTCCGGCTGGGGGTTCTGGAGATGCAGCAGGAGCTCGCCATGGATGATGGCGTGGACTTCACCACGGTGTCCACGCTGCGCCACCTGATCGCTGCGCACCCCGAGAGACTGGGCTTCCGGTTGATGCTGGCGCGTGCTCTGCACCTGATGGACCGTCAGGTGGACGCGCTCGAGGTGCTGCGCCGGGCGTCCGCCGACCTCGGGGGCATCCGGCCTCACAACGACTGA